A section of the Pseudomonas fluorescens genome encodes:
- a CDS encoding carbohydrate ABC transporter permease: MSSVAVFSKASPFDALQRWLPKLVLAPSMFIVLVGFYGYILWTFVLSFTNSTFLPTYKWVGLAQYARLFDNDRWWVASKNLALFGGMFIGITLVIGVLLAVFLDQRIRREGFIRTIYLYPMALSMIVTGTAWKWLLNPGMGLDKLLRDWGWEGFRLDWLIDPDRVVYCLVIAAVWQASGFIMAMFLAGLRGVDQSIIRAAQIDGASLPRIYWSVVLPSLRPVFFSAVMILAHIAIKSFDLVAAMTAGGPGYSSDLPAMFMYSFTFSRGQMGMGSASAILMLGAILAIIVPYLYSELRTKRHD, translated from the coding sequence ATGAGTTCTGTTGCTGTGTTCAGCAAGGCCTCGCCGTTCGATGCATTGCAACGCTGGCTCCCCAAGCTGGTGCTGGCGCCGAGCATGTTCATCGTCCTGGTGGGCTTCTACGGCTACATCCTGTGGACGTTTGTGCTGTCGTTCACCAACTCGACCTTCCTGCCGACCTACAAGTGGGTGGGCCTGGCGCAATATGCGCGCTTGTTCGACAACGATCGCTGGTGGGTGGCGAGCAAGAACCTGGCGTTGTTTGGCGGCATGTTTATCGGCATTACCCTGGTGATCGGCGTGTTGCTGGCGGTATTTCTTGACCAGCGCATCCGTCGCGAAGGCTTTATCCGCACTATTTACCTGTACCCGATGGCGCTCTCGATGATCGTCACCGGTACCGCCTGGAAGTGGCTGCTCAACCCTGGCATGGGCCTGGACAAACTCCTGCGCGACTGGGGTTGGGAAGGCTTTCGCCTGGACTGGTTGATCGACCCCGACCGCGTGGTGTATTGCCTGGTGATCGCGGCGGTATGGCAAGCCTCGGGCTTTATCATGGCGATGTTCCTTGCCGGCCTGCGTGGGGTTGACCAGTCGATCATCCGTGCCGCGCAGATCGACGGCGCGAGCCTGCCGCGTATCTACTGGAGTGTGGTGCTGCCAAGCCTGCGCCCGGTGTTCTTCAGTGCCGTGATGATCCTTGCGCACATCGCGATCAAGAGCTTCGACCTGGTGGCCGCGATGACGGCCGGTGGCCCTGGCTACTCGTCCGACCTGCCGGCGATGTTTATGTACTCCTTCACCTTCAGCCGCGGCCAGATGGGCATGGGCTCGGCCAGTGCGATCCTGATGCTCGGCGCGATCCTCGCGATCATCGTGCCTTACCTGTACTCCGAGCTGAGGACCAAGCGCCATGACTAG
- a CDS encoding carbohydrate porin: protein MKKQHNNTRLICQLSAVAAMVLSANAMADEAFSADSKWMTGDWGGERTKLIEQGIDIKADYVGEAGYNARGGYNDDKTGRYADQFGLGVALDLQKLWGWDNTQAKIQMTSRNGRNISNDRIGDPRAGTLSSSQEVYGRGHMVRLTQFWIQHQMFDNKLDVKLGYFGEGEDFNTFPCDFQNLSFCGSQVGNYVNTWYNWPVSQAAIRVKYHITPELYAQIGAYNQNPSQLEHGNGFKLSGSGTKGTVIPVELVWSPKVNNLPGEYRVGYYKSAADAPDVREDINGNDAATTGADYRTRSSKKGYWFVAQQQLTTHNGDASRGLNIAANATFHDKETNTVDNYQSIMLVYKGPFNARPKDDVGIGAARLHVNDDVKKNAELRNVSNGVSDYDNALFSPIRETEYNFEINYGFHVTNWLTVRPNLQYVVQPGGVDKVDNALVAGLKIQSVF from the coding sequence ATGAAAAAACAACACAACAACACGCGCTTGATCTGCCAATTGTCGGCGGTGGCAGCGATGGTCTTGTCTGCCAATGCGATGGCGGACGAAGCGTTCAGTGCCGATTCCAAGTGGATGACCGGGGATTGGGGTGGCGAGCGGACCAAGTTGATCGAGCAGGGTATCGATATCAAGGCTGACTACGTTGGCGAGGCCGGCTACAACGCACGCGGCGGCTATAACGACGACAAGACCGGGCGTTACGCTGATCAGTTCGGCCTTGGGGTCGCGCTGGACTTGCAAAAGCTGTGGGGCTGGGACAACACGCAAGCCAAGATCCAGATGACCAGCCGTAATGGTCGCAACATCTCCAATGACCGAATTGGCGACCCGCGTGCTGGCACCTTGAGTTCCTCTCAGGAAGTGTACGGTCGTGGCCATATGGTGCGCCTGACCCAGTTCTGGATCCAGCACCAGATGTTCGACAACAAACTGGATGTGAAGCTCGGTTACTTCGGTGAAGGCGAAGACTTCAACACCTTCCCGTGCGATTTCCAGAACCTGTCGTTCTGCGGCTCGCAAGTGGGTAACTACGTCAACACCTGGTACAACTGGCCGGTCAGCCAGGCCGCGATCCGCGTGAAGTACCACATTACACCTGAGCTGTACGCCCAGATCGGCGCGTACAACCAAAACCCATCGCAGTTGGAGCACGGCAACGGCTTCAAACTCAGCGGCAGTGGTACCAAAGGCACCGTGATTCCGGTGGAGTTGGTCTGGTCGCCGAAGGTCAATAACCTGCCGGGCGAATACCGTGTGGGTTACTACAAGAGCGCCGCCGATGCCCCTGATGTACGCGAGGACATCAACGGCAACGATGCGGCCACCACCGGTGCAGACTACCGCACCCGCAGCAGCAAAAAAGGCTACTGGTTCGTTGCTCAGCAGCAACTCACGACCCATAACGGCGACGCGTCTCGTGGTCTGAACATCGCCGCCAACGCCACGTTCCATGACAAAGAAACCAACACCGTCGATAACTATCAATCGATCATGCTGGTGTACAAAGGCCCGTTCAATGCGCGTCCAAAAGATGACGTGGGTATTGGCGCCGCTCGTCTGCACGTCAACGATGACGTGAAGAAAAACGCTGAACTGCGCAACGTTTCAAACGGTGTGAGTGACTACGACAACGCGCTGTTCTCGCCAATACGCGAAACCGAGTACAACTTTGAAATCAACTACGGCTTCCACGTAACCAACTGGCTGACCGTGCGTCCCAACCTGCAATACGTGGTCCAACCTGGCGGCGTGGATAAAGTCGACAACGCGCTGGTGGCCGGCCTGAAAATTCAGTCGGTGTTCTAA
- a CDS encoding AGE family epimerase/isomerase, with product MTIQPLPASSWLNAPAHHAWLAAEGQRLLGFAKASRLPEGFGNLDVQGRLPADAHAETMNTARMTHSFAMAHAQGLPGYAELVEHGVASLSGPLHDAEHGGWFAVPGARDGNTGKAAYLHAFVALAASSAVVAGAPGAQALLAQAIQIIDQHFWCEEEGAMLESFAQDWSGVEAYRGANSNMHATEAFLALADVTGDTRWLGRALRIVERVIHQHACANDFMVIEHFDRYWQPMHRYNEDNPADGFRPYGITPGHGFEWARLVLHLEAAREQAGLVTPEWLLEDAKGLFASACEYGWSVDGAPGLVYTLDWHYRPVVRERLHWTHAEASAAAQALLKRTGEWHYEVWYRRFWEFCETQLIDRARGSWHHELDPLNQPASKIWGGKPDLYHAWQAVLLPGLPLSPSMASALGAGRYVTKW from the coding sequence ATGACCATCCAACCACTGCCTGCCAGCAGTTGGCTGAACGCACCTGCCCATCACGCCTGGCTCGCCGCCGAAGGCCAGCGCCTGCTGGGCTTTGCCAAGGCTTCCCGGCTGCCTGAGGGTTTTGGCAACCTCGACGTCCAGGGGCGACTGCCCGCTGATGCCCACGCCGAAACCATGAACACCGCCCGTATGACCCACAGCTTTGCCATGGCCCACGCCCAAGGCCTGCCGGGGTATGCAGAGCTGGTGGAACATGGGGTGGCCAGCCTCAGTGGCCCGTTGCACGATGCCGAACATGGCGGGTGGTTTGCCGTCCCTGGCGCGCGTGACGGAAATACTGGCAAGGCTGCCTACCTGCACGCCTTTGTCGCCCTGGCCGCCAGTTCTGCGGTGGTGGCGGGTGCGCCCGGGGCACAAGCCTTGCTGGCGCAGGCCATCCAGATCATCGACCAGCATTTCTGGTGCGAGGAGGAGGGCGCGATGCTTGAGTCCTTTGCCCAGGACTGGAGCGGCGTGGAAGCCTACCGCGGTGCCAACAGCAATATGCACGCAACCGAAGCGTTCCTGGCCCTGGCTGATGTCACCGGCGACACCCGTTGGTTGGGGCGGGCGTTGCGCATTGTCGAACGGGTGATCCATCAGCATGCCTGCGCCAATGATTTCATGGTGATCGAACATTTCGATCGCTACTGGCAGCCCATGCACCGCTACAACGAAGACAACCCGGCCGATGGCTTTCGCCCCTACGGCATCACCCCCGGCCATGGGTTTGAATGGGCGCGCCTGGTGCTGCATCTTGAAGCTGCGCGCGAGCAGGCGGGGCTCGTCACGCCAGAGTGGCTGCTGGAGGATGCCAAGGGGTTGTTCGCCAGTGCCTGCGAGTATGGTTGGTCGGTGGACGGTGCTCCGGGCTTGGTCTACACCCTGGACTGGCACTATCGTCCGGTGGTGCGCGAGCGCCTGCATTGGACCCACGCCGAAGCCAGCGCGGCCGCCCAGGCCCTGCTCAAGCGCACGGGCGAGTGGCATTACGAAGTCTGGTACCGGCGATTCTGGGAGTTCTGTGAAACCCAGTTGATCGACCGGGCCCGGGGCAGTTGGCACCACGAACTCGACCCGCTGAACCAGCCCGCCAGCAAGATCTGGGGTGGCAAGCCGGACCTGTACCATGCCTGGCAGGCGGTGCTGCTGCCGGGCCTGCCGTTATCGCCCAGCATGGCCAGTGCCCTGGGGGCAGGTCGCTATGTCACCAAGTGGTGA
- a CDS encoding ATPase translates to MRNDTKDDFDNVPNLRADIGDDDDFVPTAATSIRSRPVPVVKVKSASTGPLWALVGALLFAFAGLAWWSFQQISLMGQQLVATQESFARISEEAAGRLQDISGKVVASEASVNTGSEALKLQIKQLESQLLEQGKQQLGVAGQATDLDKRLAQMSASTTELTGANTQLQAQVQTLATELAALKAAQAETAKLNAEVKELSTDVATLKKQGNPATAIARLEQDLLVIKSELDNRAATEGPSNKEFDVFRIQTTRNITTLQTQMQNLQREVSAPARATPLGQ, encoded by the coding sequence ATGCGTAACGATACTAAAGACGACTTCGACAATGTGCCGAACCTGCGGGCCGACATTGGCGACGACGATGATTTTGTGCCGACCGCTGCCACGTCCATACGCTCGCGTCCGGTACCGGTAGTCAAGGTCAAGAGCGCCAGTACCGGGCCGTTGTGGGCCCTGGTCGGCGCGCTGCTGTTCGCCTTCGCGGGCCTGGCGTGGTGGAGTTTCCAGCAGATTTCCCTGATGGGGCAGCAACTGGTGGCGACCCAGGAGAGCTTCGCGCGGATCAGCGAAGAGGCTGCCGGCCGTTTGCAGGATATTTCCGGCAAAGTGGTGGCCAGCGAAGCCAGCGTCAATACCGGCAGCGAAGCGCTGAAATTGCAGATCAAGCAGTTGGAAAGCCAGTTGCTGGAGCAGGGCAAGCAGCAGTTGGGCGTGGCGGGACAGGCCACCGACCTGGACAAGCGCCTGGCGCAGATGAGTGCCAGCACCACGGAACTGACCGGCGCCAATACCCAGTTGCAGGCCCAGGTGCAGACTCTGGCGACCGAGCTGGCAGCGCTCAAGGCTGCGCAGGCCGAAACCGCCAAATTGAATGCCGAAGTCAAGGAATTGAGCACGGATGTGGCAACCTTGAAGAAGCAGGGCAACCCGGCCACGGCCATCGCGCGCCTGGAGCAGGACCTGTTGGTGATCAAGAGCGAACTGGACAATCGCGCCGCCACCGAAGGGCCGTCGAATAAAGAGTTCGACGTGTTCCGCATCCAGACCACCCGTAACATCACGACCTTGCAGACCCAGATGCAGAACCTGCAACGGGAAGTCAGCGCACCGGCCAGGGCTACGCCCCTGGGCCAATGA
- a CDS encoding D-hexose-6-phosphate mutarotase, with product MHEHPLQRFFKSLREQPVFAWERFQMRDVLVIDHPLCQAVFSRQGAQLLHFQPTGQKPWLWCAAKWPQVGAIRGGVPVCWPWYGRHPSENAWPSHGWARLIDWKLLDSSTDDDGVRLHWQLRLCDWQVDLHAHLGESLELRLSTEHQDELPCQLSHALHAYWRIGNVGEIALSGLDGAQGYDQLSRRICQQEGELRVDGGCQRVFQHEGELQLKDHAWQRELCIDTGDSADTVVWHPGSRPLLGVSFNEASGFVCVESAMAGASLAPGERAHLSLQARAGV from the coding sequence ATGCATGAGCATCCGCTGCAACGCTTTTTCAAATCCCTGCGCGAGCAACCGGTATTTGCCTGGGAGCGCTTCCAGATGCGCGACGTGTTGGTGATCGATCACCCGCTGTGCCAGGCGGTGTTCAGCCGCCAGGGTGCGCAGTTGTTGCATTTCCAGCCCACGGGCCAGAAGCCGTGGCTGTGGTGTGCGGCAAAGTGGCCGCAAGTCGGGGCGATTCGTGGCGGGGTGCCTGTGTGCTGGCCGTGGTACGGCCGTCATCCCAGCGAAAACGCCTGGCCATCCCATGGCTGGGCGCGGTTGATCGACTGGAAGCTGCTGGACAGCAGCACCGACGACGACGGTGTGCGCCTGCACTGGCAACTGCGGTTGTGCGACTGGCAGGTGGACTTGCATGCGCATCTGGGCGAAAGCCTGGAACTGCGTCTGAGCACTGAGCACCAGGATGAGCTGCCATGCCAATTGAGCCACGCTTTGCACGCTTACTGGCGGATTGGCAATGTTGGTGAGATAGCGCTGTCTGGACTCGACGGGGCGCAGGGGTACGACCAGTTGAGTCGTCGGATTTGCCAGCAGGAAGGTGAGCTACGCGTCGATGGCGGTTGTCAGCGAGTGTTCCAGCATGAGGGCGAATTGCAGCTCAAGGACCATGCGTGGCAGCGCGAGTTGTGCATTGATACTGGCGACAGTGCCGACACGGTGGTCTGGCATCCAGGCAGCCGGCCATTGCTGGGGGTGAGTTTCAATGAGGCGTCGGGCTTTGTGTGTGTCGAGTCGGCGATGGCCGGGGCCAGCCTGGCGCCGGGGGAGAGGGCGCATTTGAGTTTGCAGGCCCGGGCTGGGGTTTAG
- a CDS encoding carbohydrate ABC transporter permease, which produces MTSLAKPSISFSRVAIHAVLILAVVLYLVPLVVMLLTSFKTPEDISTGNLLSWPTVITGIGWVKAWATVNGYFWNSFMITIPAVLISTTLGALNGYVLSMWRFRGSQLFFGLLLFGCFLPFQTVLLPASFTLGKMGLASTTTGLVFVHVVYGLAFTTLFFRNYYVSIPDALVKAARLDGAGFFTIFRRIILPMSTPIIMVCLIWQFTQIWNDFLFGVVFSSGDSQPITVALNNLVNTSTGAKEYNVDMAAAMIAGLPTLLVYVVAGKYFVRGLTAGAVKG; this is translated from the coding sequence ATGACTAGTCTCGCCAAACCTTCCATCAGCTTCAGCCGTGTGGCGATCCACGCGGTGCTGATCCTCGCCGTGGTGCTGTACCTGGTGCCGTTGGTGGTCATGCTGCTGACCAGCTTCAAGACCCCGGAAGACATCAGCACCGGCAACCTGCTGAGCTGGCCGACGGTGATCACCGGTATCGGCTGGGTCAAGGCCTGGGCCACGGTGAACGGTTACTTCTGGAACTCGTTCATGATCACCATCCCGGCGGTGCTGATCTCTACCACCCTCGGTGCGCTGAACGGCTACGTGCTGTCGATGTGGCGTTTTCGCGGTTCGCAGCTGTTCTTCGGGCTGTTGCTGTTCGGCTGCTTCCTACCGTTCCAGACCGTCTTGCTGCCGGCCTCGTTCACCCTCGGCAAGATGGGCCTGGCCAGCACCACCACCGGCCTGGTGTTTGTGCACGTGGTCTACGGCCTGGCGTTCACCACGCTGTTTTTCCGTAACTACTACGTGAGTATTCCGGATGCGTTGGTCAAGGCTGCACGCCTGGATGGCGCAGGATTTTTCACCATCTTTCGTCGGATCATTCTGCCGATGTCGACACCGATCATCATGGTCTGCCTGATCTGGCAGTTCACCCAGATCTGGAACGACTTCCTGTTTGGCGTGGTGTTCTCCAGCGGTGATTCACAGCCCATCACGGTGGCGCTGAACAACCTGGTCAACACCAGCACCGGGGCCAAGGAATATAACGTTGATATGGCGGCGGCGATGATCGCCGGGCTGCCGACCCTGCTGGTCTATGTGGTCGCAGGCAAGTATTTCGTGCGCGGCCTCACGGCCGGCGCGGTCAAGGGGTAA
- a CDS encoding LysR family transcriptional regulator ArgP, with translation MLDYKLLSALAAVVEQAGFERGAQVLGVSQSAISQRIKLLEARVGQPVLVRATPPTPTEIGRRLLNHVQQVRLLERDLQSQVPALDEEGMPERLRIALNADSLATWWAQAVGDFCAEQHLLLDLVVEDQTVGLKRMRAGEVAACVCASERPVAGARSLLLGAMRYRALASPAFIARHFPGGVRAEQLARTPALVFGPDDFLQHRYLASLGVDGGFEHHLCPSSEGFIRLTEAGLGWGLVPELQVREQLQRGVLVELLPDKPIDVPLYWHHWRSGGQLLGLLTEHLARATGQLLVPLA, from the coding sequence ATGCTCGACTATAAATTACTGTCTGCCCTGGCAGCGGTAGTGGAACAAGCCGGGTTCGAGCGTGGTGCCCAAGTGCTGGGTGTATCGCAATCGGCGATCTCCCAGCGCATCAAATTGCTCGAAGCGCGCGTCGGCCAGCCGGTGCTGGTGCGCGCGACCCCGCCGACCCCCACGGAAATAGGCCGGCGCCTGCTCAACCATGTGCAGCAGGTGCGTTTGCTGGAGCGCGACCTGCAAAGCCAGGTGCCGGCCCTGGATGAAGAGGGGATGCCCGAGCGGCTGCGCATTGCCCTGAACGCCGACAGCCTGGCGACCTGGTGGGCGCAGGCGGTGGGTGATTTTTGCGCCGAGCAACATTTGCTGTTGGATTTGGTGGTGGAGGACCAGACCGTCGGCCTCAAACGCATGCGTGCCGGCGAAGTGGCAGCCTGCGTTTGCGCCAGCGAACGTCCGGTGGCCGGAGCCCGCAGCCTGTTGCTGGGGGCCATGCGCTATCGGGCGCTGGCCAGCCCGGCGTTTATTGCCCGGCACTTTCCTGGCGGGGTGCGGGCCGAGCAATTGGCGCGCACCCCGGCGCTGGTGTTTGGCCCGGATGATTTCCTGCAACACCGCTACCTGGCATCGCTGGGCGTGGATGGCGGTTTCGAGCACCATTTATGCCCATCGTCCGAAGGTTTTATCCGCCTGACCGAGGCGGGCCTGGGCTGGGGGTTAGTGCCGGAGTTGCAGGTGCGTGAGCAATTGCAACGGGGCGTGCTGGTGGAGTTGTTGCCAGATAAACCCATCGATGTGCCGCTGTACTGGCATCATTGGCGCAGTGGTGGGCAATTGCTCGGTTTGTTGACCGAACATCTGGCGCGGGCAACTGGCCAATTGCTGGTGCCGTTGGCGTGA
- a CDS encoding NAD-dependent epimerase/dehydratase family protein — translation MKILVTGASGFIGGRFARFALEQGLEVRVNGRRAEGVEHLVRRGAEFIQGDLNDPDLVRDLCRDVEAVVHCAGAVGLWGRYQDFYQGNVQVTENVVEACLKQRVGRLVHLSSPSIYFDGRDYLGLTEEQVPKRFKHPYAATKYLAEQKVFGAQEFGLEVLALRPRFVTGAGDMSIFPRLLKMQRKNRLAIVGDGLNKVDFTSVHNLNEALLSSLLATGSALGKAYNISNGTPVPVWDVINYVMRQMEMPQVTRYRSYGLSYSVAALNEAFCAMWPGRPEPSLSRLGMQVMNKDFTLDISRARHYLDYQPKVSLWTALDEFCHWWKVQEPVSK, via the coding sequence ATGAAAATTCTGGTCACCGGCGCAAGCGGTTTCATTGGCGGACGCTTTGCGCGTTTTGCCCTTGAGCAGGGCCTGGAGGTACGGGTCAACGGGCGGCGGGCCGAGGGTGTCGAGCATCTGGTAAGGCGCGGTGCCGAGTTTATCCAGGGTGACCTGAATGATCCGGACCTGGTACGCGACCTGTGCCGCGACGTCGAAGCCGTGGTCCACTGCGCTGGCGCCGTGGGGCTGTGGGGGCGTTACCAGGATTTCTATCAGGGCAATGTGCAGGTCACCGAAAACGTGGTGGAAGCGTGCCTGAAACAACGGGTCGGGCGCCTGGTACACCTGTCGTCGCCGTCGATCTATTTCGATGGCCGCGATTACCTGGGGCTGACCGAAGAGCAAGTGCCCAAGCGCTTCAAGCATCCTTATGCAGCCACTAAATACCTGGCCGAACAAAAAGTCTTCGGTGCCCAGGAGTTCGGCCTTGAAGTACTGGCGCTGCGCCCACGTTTTGTCACCGGCGCTGGCGATATGAGCATCTTCCCGCGCCTGTTGAAAATGCAGCGCAAGAATCGCCTGGCCATCGTTGGCGATGGCCTGAACAAGGTCGACTTCACCAGCGTGCACAACCTCAACGAAGCCTTGCTCAGTAGCCTGCTGGCCACCGGTTCGGCGTTGGGCAAGGCCTACAACATCAGTAATGGCACCCCGGTGCCGGTGTGGGATGTAATCAACTACGTGATGCGCCAGATGGAAATGCCCCAGGTCACGCGTTACCGTTCCTACGGCCTGTCCTACAGCGTTGCCGCGCTCAATGAAGCCTTCTGTGCGATGTGGCCGGGGCGTCCGGAACCGTCCCTGTCACGCCTGGGGATGCAGGTGATGAACAAGGATTTCACCCTCGATATCAGCCGCGCGCGACACTATCTCGACTACCAGCCCAAGGTCAGCCTGTGGACCGCCCTCGATGAGTTTTGCCACTGGTGGAAAGTCCAGGAGCCGGTCTCCAAATAG
- a CDS encoding ABC transporter substrate-binding protein yields the protein MNAINRLAVAISIASLFPLTAFAADSKGTVEVVHWWTSGGEKAAVDVLKAQVEKDGFTWKDGAVAGGGGATAMTVLKSRAVAGNPPGVAQIKGPDIQEWASTGLLDTDVLKDVAKAEKWDELLDKKVSDTVKYEGDYVAVPVNIHRVNWLWINPQVFKKAGISKNPTTLEEFYAAGDKLKAAGFIALAHGGQPWQDSTVFEAVVLSVMGVDGYKKALVDLDNATLTGPDMVKALTELKKVATYMDPDGKGQDWNLEAAKVINGKAGMQIMGDWAKSEWTAAKKVAGEDYECVAFPGTDKAFTYNIDSLAVFKQKDAGTSAGQQDIAKVVLGENFQKVFSINKGSIPVRNDMLGDMAKYGFDSCAQTAAKDFLVDAKSGGLQPSMAHNMATTLAVQGAFFDVVTNFINDPKADPADTAKKLGAAVKSAK from the coding sequence ATGAACGCGATTAATCGCCTCGCCGTTGCTATTTCCATTGCCTCGTTGTTTCCCCTCACTGCATTTGCCGCCGACTCGAAAGGGACGGTTGAAGTGGTGCATTGGTGGACCTCAGGCGGTGAGAAAGCGGCAGTGGATGTCCTGAAGGCCCAAGTTGAAAAAGACGGTTTCACCTGGAAAGACGGGGCTGTCGCAGGTGGCGGCGGCGCCACCGCCATGACCGTGCTGAAAAGCCGTGCGGTCGCTGGCAACCCGCCAGGCGTTGCCCAGATCAAGGGCCCTGACATCCAGGAATGGGCGTCTACTGGCCTGCTCGACACCGATGTCCTGAAAGACGTTGCCAAGGCTGAGAAGTGGGACGAACTGCTCGACAAGAAAGTCTCCGATACAGTGAAGTACGAAGGTGATTACGTCGCCGTGCCGGTGAACATCCACCGCGTCAACTGGCTGTGGATCAACCCGCAAGTGTTCAAGAAAGCCGGCATCAGCAAAAATCCTACGACCCTTGAAGAATTCTATGCCGCCGGTGACAAGCTCAAGGCCGCCGGTTTCATTGCGCTCGCCCACGGTGGCCAGCCTTGGCAGGACAGCACGGTATTTGAAGCCGTAGTGCTCTCGGTCATGGGCGTGGATGGCTATAAGAAAGCCCTGGTTGACCTGGACAACGCTACCCTGACCGGCCCGGACATGGTCAAGGCACTGACCGAGCTGAAAAAAGTCGCGACCTATATGGATCCTGACGGCAAGGGCCAGGACTGGAACCTGGAAGCCGCCAAGGTCATCAACGGCAAGGCCGGCATGCAGATCATGGGTGACTGGGCCAAGAGCGAATGGACTGCCGCCAAGAAAGTGGCCGGCGAGGACTACGAATGCGTTGCCTTCCCGGGCACCGACAAGGCCTTTACCTACAACATCGACTCCCTGGCGGTGTTCAAGCAGAAAGACGCCGGCACCTCAGCCGGCCAGCAGGATATCGCCAAGGTTGTGCTGGGCGAGAACTTCCAGAAGGTCTTTAGCATCAACAAGGGCTCGATCCCGGTGCGCAACGACATGCTCGGCGACATGGCCAAGTACGGCTTCGACAGCTGCGCCCAGACTGCGGCCAAGGACTTCCTGGTAGATGCCAAGTCCGGTGGCCTGCAGCCAAGCATGGCGCACAACATGGCGACCACGCTGGCGGTACAGGGCGCGTTCTTTGATGTGGTGACCAACTTCATCAACGACCCGAAAGCCGACCCGGCCGACACCGCCAAGAAACTTGGCGCGGCGGTCAAGTCTGCCAAGTAA
- a CDS encoding ABC transporter ATP-binding protein produces MATLELRNVNKTYGAGLPDTLKNIELSIKDGEFLILVGPSGCGKSTLMNCIAGLENISGGAIMIGDQDVSGMSPKDRDIAMVFQSYALYPTMSVRENIEFGLKIRKMSQVAIDEEVARVAKLLQIEHLLNRKPGQLSGGQQQRVAMGRALARRPKIYLFDEPLSNLDAKLRVEMRTEMKLMHQRLKTTTVYVTHDQIEAMTLGDKVAVMKDGIIQQFGTPKEIYNDPANLFVASFIGSPPMNFIPLRLQRKEGRLLALLDSGQARCELPLGMSDAGLEDRDVILGLRPEQIVLAAAEGNGLPSIRAEVQVTEPTGPDTLVFVQLNETKVCCRLAPDVAPHVGESLTLQFDPAKVLLFDAKTGERLGTAASVPVQHADNVTQFKGR; encoded by the coding sequence ATGGCTACGCTCGAACTTCGCAACGTAAACAAGACCTACGGTGCCGGCCTGCCGGACACCCTGAAGAACATCGAACTGTCGATCAAGGACGGCGAGTTCCTGATCCTTGTCGGGCCTTCGGGCTGCGGCAAGTCCACCCTGATGAACTGCATCGCGGGCCTGGAAAACATCAGCGGCGGCGCGATCATGATCGGTGACCAGGACGTCAGCGGCATGAGCCCCAAGGACCGTGATATCGCCATGGTGTTCCAGTCCTACGCGCTGTACCCGACCATGAGCGTGCGCGAGAACATCGAATTCGGCCTGAAAATCCGCAAGATGAGCCAGGTGGCCATCGATGAGGAGGTGGCGCGGGTGGCCAAGCTGCTGCAGATTGAACACCTGCTCAATCGCAAGCCGGGCCAGCTTTCGGGCGGACAGCAACAGCGCGTGGCCATGGGCCGGGCGCTGGCGCGGCGGCCGAAGATCTACCTGTTCGACGAACCGCTGTCCAACCTCGACGCCAAGCTGCGGGTCGAGATGCGCACCGAAATGAAACTGATGCACCAGCGCCTGAAAACCACCACGGTCTACGTAACCCACGACCAGATCGAAGCCATGACCCTGGGCGACAAAGTGGCGGTGATGAAGGACGGCATCATCCAGCAGTTCGGCACGCCCAAAGAGATCTACAACGATCCGGCCAACCTGTTCGTGGCGAGCTTTATCGGTTCGCCGCCGATGAACTTCATTCCTCTGCGCCTGCAGCGCAAGGAGGGCCGCCTGCTGGCCCTGCTTGACAGCGGCCAGGCGCGTTGCGAATTGCCATTGGGCATGAGCGATGCCGGTCTTGAGGATCGGGATGTGATCCTCGGCCTGCGGCCGGAACAGATTGTCCTGGCTGCTGCTGAAGGCAACGGCTTGCCGAGCATTCGTGCCGAGGTCCAGGTCACTGAGCCTACTGGCCCGGACACCCTGGTATTCGTCCAGCTCAATGAGACCAAGGTCTGCTGCCGCCTGGCGCCGGACGTGGCGCCGCACGTGGGCGAGAGCCTGACCTTGCAGTTCGATCCGGCCAAGGTGTTGCTGTTCGACGCCAAGACCGGCGAGCGCCTGGGCACTGCCGCCTCAGTGCCGGTGCAACACGCCGATAACGTCACCCAATTCAAAGGCCGCTGA